The following proteins are encoded in a genomic region of Oryctolagus cuniculus chromosome 6, mOryCun1.1, whole genome shotgun sequence:
- the LOC100338872 gene encoding olfactory receptor 2T27-like — protein MEWGNYSMYTDFILLGLFSNTRFPWLLFALILLVFVISIASNTVMILLIHTDARLHTPMYFLLSQLSVMDILYISTIVPKMLVDQVTSQRAISFAGCTAQHFLYLTLAGAEFFLLGLMSYDRYVAICNPLRYPVLMSRRVCLLIVAAAWLGGSVDGFLLTPVTMQFPFCGSREIDHFFCEVPALLKLSCSDTSAYETAMYVCCILMLLIPFSVISASYTRILLTVYRMSEAEGRRKAVATCSSHMVVVSLFYGAAMYTYVLPHSYHTPEKDKAMSAFYTILTPLLNPLIYSLRNKDVTTALQKALGWGLCSGRVAAF, from the coding sequence ATGGAGTGGGGAAATTACTCCATGTACACCGACTTCATCCTCCTGGGGCTGTTCAGCAACACGCGCTTCCCCTGGCTTCTCTTTGCCCTCATTCTCCTGGTCTTTGTCATCTCCATAGCCAGCAACACCGTCATGATCCTGCTCATCCACACGGACGCGCGCCTGCACACGCCCATGTACTTCCTGCTCAGCCAGCTGTCCGTCATGGACATCCTGTACATCTCCACCATTGTGCCCAAGATGCTGGTGGACCAGGTGACGAGCCAGAGGGCCATTTCCTTTGCGGGGTGCACTGCTCAGCACTTCCTGTACTTGACCTTGGCAGGGGCCGAGTTCTTCCTCCTGGGACTCATGTCCTATGACCGCTACGTAGCCATCTGCAACCCTCTGCGATACCCTGTCCTGATGAGCCGCAGGGTCTGCTTGCTGATCGTGGCTGCGGCCTGGCTAGGAGGGTCTGTGGATGGTTTCCTGCTCACCCCAGTCACGATGCAGTTCCCCTTCTGCGGCTCCCGGGAAATCGACCACTTTTTCTGCGAGGTGCCTGCCCTTCTGAAACTCTCCTGCTCGGACACCTCAGCCTACGAGACGGCCATGTACGTGTGCTGCATCCTGATGCTGCTCATCCCCTTCTCTGTCATCTCTGCCTCTTACACCAGGATTCTGCTCACTGTGTACAGGATGAGTGAGGCAGAGGGGCGGCGGAAGGCTGTGGCCACCTGCTCCTCGCACATGGTGGTTGTCAGCCTCTTCTACGGGGCCGCCATGTACACCTATGTGCTGCCTCACTCTTACCACACCCCCGAGAAGGACAAGGCCATGTCTGCCTTCTACACCATCCTCACCCCGCTTCTGAACCCCCTCATCTACAGCCTCAGGAACAAGGACGTCACCACAGCGTTGCAGAAggctctggggtggggcctgtgctCAGGGAGGGTAGCCGCATTCTGA
- the LOC100339122 gene encoding olfactory receptor 2T1-like, with the protein MDRSNMTSTDFTFLGLFGSEETSGLLFTIISIIFLSTLTANGIMILLIHTDPRLHTPMYFLLSHLSFIDMMYISIVPKMLVDHVRGQRAISFVGCTAQHFLYLTLVGAEFFLLGLMAYDRYVAICNPLRYPVLLSRRVCWMIIAGSWFGGSLYGFLLTPITISFPFCRSREINHFFCEAPAVLKLVCADTALYETVMYACCVLMLLIPFSVVIVSYARILTTVYRMSSVEGRKKAFATCSSHMMVVTLFYEAAMYTYMLPRSYHTPAQDKVLSAFYTILTPLLNPLIYSLWNKDVMGALQRALGRIKGSQSVAGGNF; encoded by the coding sequence ATGGACAGGTCCAACATGACTTCCACAGACTTCACCTTTTTGGGGCTATTCGGCAGTGAGGAAACCTCAGGCCTGCTCTtcaccatcatctccatcatcttcCTCTCCACACTGACAGCCAATGGGATCATGATCCTCCTGATCCACACTGACCCCCGcctccacacccccatgtacttccTGCTCAGCCACCTGTCCTTCATTGACATGATGTACATCTCCATTGTGCCGAAGATGCTGGTGGACCACGTGCGTGGCCAGAGGGCCATCTCCTTCGTGGGGTGCACAGCCCAGCACTTCCTCTACCTCACCCTTGTCGGGGCCGAGTTCTTCCTGCTGGGGCtcatggcctatgaccgctatgtCGCCATCTGCAACCCGCTGAGATACCCTGTCCTCCTGAGCCGCCGGGTCTGCTGGATGATCATAGCGGGCTCCTGGTTTGGGGGCTCCCTGTACGGCTTCCTCCTCACCCCCATTACCATAAGCTTTCCCTTCTGCAGATCCCGGGAGATCAACCATTTCTTCTGTGAGGCACCTGCAGTCCTGAAGCTGGTATGTGCAGACACAGCCCTCTATGAGACTGTCATGTACGCCTGCTGTGTTTTGATGCTGCTGATCCCGTTCTCTGTGGTGATTGTTTCCTATGCCCGCATACTGACTACCGTATACCGCATGAGCTCggtggaggggaggaagaaggcattTGCCACCTGCTCATCCCACATGATGGTGGTCACACTGTTCTACGAGGCCGCCATGTACACCTACATGCTGCCTCGCTCTTACCACACCCCGGCCCAGGACAAGGTGCTGTCTGCCTTCTACACCATCCTCACCCCGCTGCTGAACCCCCTCATCTACAGTCTGTGGAACAAGGACGTGATGGGAGCACTGCAGCGGGCACTGGGTAGAATCAAAGGCTCTCAAAGTGTAGCAGGAGGCAACTTCTGA